In the genome of Aspergillus flavus chromosome 8, complete sequence, one region contains:
- a CDS encoding O-methyltransferase-domain-containing protein, whose protein sequence is MQLYKARPSHPLNSKTHVLDNLHQTQLLKPTIPIIQHSLSHQLIKMSTNTTLPTAKEVDSYVVSHLVSTDQALTDTISSCAKSGIPPIAISPAQGKFLSLLTKMSGAHNVLEIGTLGGYSSIWFARALNANGKKGKVTSIEILEDRRELAMQNLRNAGVKVPDEAEVLLGPGLEVLPRLEEEIQQGKRPKFDFVFIDADWDNQWQYFDYGVKLAKGPGAVILIDNVVQAMLGDGIVGPEKRKQGAISVVEKVGQDRRVEAALVQTLGTKSHDGFLMALVV, encoded by the coding sequence ATGCAGTTATATAAAGCTCGTCCATCTCATCCATTGAATTCCAAAACTCACGTCCTTGACAATCTTCATCAAACCCAGCTACTCAAGCCTACCATACCCATAATCCAACATAGTCTATCTCATCAACTTATCAAAATGTCCACCAACACCACGCTCCCAACCGCCAAGGAAGTCGATTCATACGTCGTGTCCCATCTAGTCTCAACCGACCAAGCTCTAACCGACACGATCTCCAGCTGTGCCAAAAGTGGAATACCACCAATTGCCATCTCCCCGGCTCAGGGCAAATTCCTTTCGCTGTTGACCAAGATGTCGGGCGCACACAACGTGCTGGAAATCGGCACATTGGGCGGTTACTCCAGCATCTGGTTCGCCAGGGCCCTGAATGCTAATGGcaaaaaggggaaagtgACTAGCATCGAGATCCTCGAAGACAGGCGAGAGCTTGCTATGCAAAATCTGCGCAATGCTGGGGTCAAAGTTCCGGACGAGGCCGAGGTGTTGCTCGGACCTGGTCTGGAAGTATTGCCCCGACTAGAAGAGGAGATCCAGCAAGGGAAGCGACCGAAGTTCGATTTTGTGTTCATTGATGCGGACTGGGATAACCAGTGGCAGTATTTCGACTATGGTGTCAAACTAGCCAAGGGCCCTGGGGCTGTCATATTGATTGACAACGTCGTTCAGGCCATGCTGGGAGATGGGATCGTGGGGCCGGAGAAACGTAAGCAAGGAGCTATATCCGTTGTGGAAAAGGTTGGACAAGATAGGCGAGTGGAGGCAGCTCTTGTACAGACTCTGGGTACAAAGAGCCACGAT